The Paenibacillus sp. BIC5C1 DNA segment AGTCAGCATCATCCCGATATTGGAATGAGACAAATTTCTTATTATCCTTGCCATCCCATTGATAGAAGGTATAGAACCACATCCGGGAATCAAATACGTAATGCTCCCATCCTTTAGGCGTTTCCTTCAATCCAAACTCAATAATACCATCATTGTCGACATCACCGCTTAAAATTTTGTCATCTCTGTAGGTTTGATCAGGCGATTTAAAAGCATTCACTAACTTGTTATCTTTTACGTATATAATCTGTGAGAAAGTACTTCGGTCATCCAGCTCCGAATCCAGTACGATACCCACTTTATCTTTGGCAATCTGCCCACCAAGAGCGTTATATATCTCTTTGACAGTGTAGTCCGTCTGCATTCTGTCAACTTCCTTGAAGCTGCCATCGTCATATTGATACAACGCAATAGATGCAAATCCGCTATTGTTCAGAGATACGATTGCGAAATCATTTTTCTTGTCCCCGTTTAAGTCGAGGGTATTCCCTTGAACATCATCTATAATATATTGATTATATGGAACACCACCCAACACTTGTTCAAGTGCTCCAGCTTTATAAGAATAAGCAGTTAATGCTTTCTGTTCTTGCAAACTTACGCCGAGGATAATATCGGGATTACCATCATTCGTGATGTCCAGTACCTTGAACGATTGCAGTTCATTCCCCGGAACATCAAATGTCAGCTTCTTAACCCATGAATCTCCTTGTTCCTCCAATAACATGCCGTGAATCCGCACGTTCTCATTCGGGGTCTCATAGAAAACGATGGCTTCCCGAGTACCATCACCGTTTAGGTCTTCAACACGAATCATACTGGTATTATTCATGTCTTTGGGGCGAATCAATTTGCTTTCGGGTGGCTGTTCCCGCTGAACCACATTTAATAATTTTTCCTTGTCTGTTGACATCATTGGTTTTCTCATCAAACCCTTAGGATCGCTTATGACAGTACATCCGCTAAGGACTGAACCGAGCAAGATACTCACTGCTCCCCCCGCTAACAGGCGTCCCCACCGTGAATTAAGCAAATTCATCACTCTTTTCAGTAGTTTAAATCATATTTTTTTCTTGTTGTGTCAAGCGACGTCCACGTATATCAAAAGCAATCTTGCCTTCCGCAAGACCCCAGATGCGGGTCGCATGTTTCTCTGCCATTTCAATCGGCAATACTGCAATCACGGTAGCCCGTTCCTCTTCGCATAATTTACGCAGTGTCTCCAGCACCGTATCTGCTGTATGAGGATCAAGGCCAATGACAGGCTCATCCGCCAAAACAACTTTGGCGCCATGTGCAAGCGCTCTGGCAATCGCAACACGCTGCTTCTCGCCACCACTGAGCTTCTCTGCCGTCTGGTGAGCTTTATCCAGCAATCCTAGCCCTTCCAGATAATCCATCGCACCCATATAATCATCCGAACGAACCATACCTGTTACCATTCTCCACAAAGGAGTTTGACCGGACCGACCGATCAATACATTTTTCAAAGCTGTACGTCTCGGATACAATTGCGGATTCTGTTCCAAGTATGCCCATTCCCGTTTAATTTTCCGTTTTCCGGACCAACCTTCTTTTATAATCTCGGCGCCGTCCACCGTAAATTGACCACTATCCCATTTCTCCATCATAGCAAGGCATTTAAGAAGCATGCTTTTCCCGCTGCCACTCGAACCCACTACACCGATCATTTCTCCCTGTTGCATATCGAATCGTATATCCCGCAGAACCGGAACCCGGTCCGCTCCAACGGATTTGCTTAAACCCTCAACTCTGATCATCGCGATGTCTCCTCTTGTCCATGTTTTTCCCTACTACTAGTGTACTCGGAAATGGACATCAATTTCCATGCGAACACCAGCTTCTATTTTACCACAGATTCGGGCATAGGTTTACGACGAAATAATATACCTGCTGCACCAAAAAGAAGATACATGAATCCAAGCAAAATAAACATGCTTCCTGGTGAAATCCAGTTAATCACTTGCCCACCCAGATTAGGTCCAATGATACTCCCGATTGTAAAATGAAATGAGGCCACCACGTTCGCTGCAGGCAGCAGAACTTTGGGCAAAATATCTGCGGCGTAGGCTAAGCCGAGCGAGAAAAATGAACCTACCAGACCTCCTGCTATGGTCAGCAGCACAAGTGTCCACCAGAAATGTGTGCCCGCAACAGTAACCAACATGAAGATGATACCTCCAGTAATCCCGGCAAACATTAATGTTTGCTTACGTCCATAACGGTCACTCAACATGCCTAAAGGTAATTGCAGGAATAAACCACCGATTCCGACAAAAGGCAGCAAGGACGATATCTGATTAGCATCCAAGCCAATCCGCAGTCCGTATACCGGAAAATTGCTGTTCATCCCGGCTTCCATGTACCCGTACAATAACGCAGGCAACAGCGCATACCATGCCCAGGCCAAGCTCCGACGGAAACGGTGTTCAGGCAGTTGTCCATGTTCAGCCTTTTCCGGCTTCGTATCGGGAAGCTTCATTAATACAAGGATAAGTACAGCAGCCATACATACGAATAATACCCAGAATGGAACGGCATCCCCAAACCCAAGCAGTTTGATTCCCAATGGGCCAATACTGAATCCTAAACCATAGGACATGCCATATAAAGAGATGTAACGTCCGCGTTTTTCGGGTGCGGTCACCAGCAGCACCCATAATTGGGCAGAATAATGGAGTGCACTATCCCCGATTCCTACGACGAGACGCAATATGAACCAAATTTTGATATCAGGAAAATAAGGAAACAGTATTAGGGGAATCATGACAAATAACAGTCCGCCGATAATCAGCTTTTTAAAACCAATAGCTCCCAGCAGTCGTTCCGCCACAAGTGTCATGGCAAAAGAACCAACGTACAATGCGGCTGCATTCAATCCGTTCAAACCCGGTGAGACCCCTTTTTGCTCCAAGAAAATCGAGAGCACTGGTAATAAAAGTCCCTGGCTGATCCCCGCCACAACAATAACGGTAATCAGAATGAGATAGTTTGATGTAGAATGTGATAATTTTGGGGTGGTTATAGATGACACAAAAATCATTCCTCCTGCAAGCATACAAAGAAAAATCGCCATCACTGACGACCTTTCAGATGTTATATCTATTCTATTAATCATGTTTGGTTACGCCAGAGTTTGCCCTGGACTTGAACATTATAGTGGACAACGCCCTGCAAAACAAGCCATAATAGTACTTAAGTCGCTGCGTACATTTAGATGTGACGGGAGGATTCTGCATCATATGGCTTATCATGTTAAAATCGATGTTTCACCGATATATGAAATGCTCAACAGCTTTTTGGTATATGTAACGAAGAAGTGGATTCAACATCTGGATGTTGGCCCCGAATGGATCATTGAGGTGGAAGGCAAACTAAGTTCCAATGTTCGAGCAGCTCTCGCACCTGCTGCAACTTGGCCTTTTGATGACTTTGACGTATTATTTGCCTGGGCGGCCTACCGTAACACTTCTAATGAGAATATTGATTTTCTGGATATGCTTGCTGGACTGACAGCCGAAGAGCTGTTCGCACGCGTATCTGTTTTGCTACCCCATCTTACAATAGAAGAATCTACACGTATTCGGGATAGCTATGTGCCACTTTTGCGGCTCTGGGATCAGCATTACTGTCAGAACATGAGTGAGGATTATCGTACCTGGCTTGAGGAAGACGCTGAAGAGAAACGTATATTGCTTGATAAAATGGGACCTGAACTCCTGATTGAATATGCTACTGCGGGTGTTCTCGTTGAACCGATGCCTGGACTGGATGAAGTCATCCTGTTTCCAACCGTCCACAATCGCCCCATTAATATGTACTGTTTCTATGAGGGCATGATGATTATGCAGTATCCTGTAGACGCACCTGAAGAGGATGAAGACCAACCACCAACCTGTCTTCTTCGTTTCACACATGCCCTGGCTGACCCGGAAAGACTCCGTCTGCTCCGCTACGTGTCAGGTGAACCGAAGTCGCTCGCTGAGATGTGTGAGGAGCTGGGCAAAGACGAGGATATGGTTAAAGATCAGGTTATGGCACTGCGCATCGCCGGACTGCTACGAACCCATCTGCTCGGCAGTAATCGTAAAGAGAAATACAGTATTCGACCAGATGGCGTATCTGAATTGAATATGTTCCTGGAATCTTATATTCGCATATAAAATATGAACAACTGTGCTGCTGCTGCAAGGAGTGAATTGGATATGAAAATAATAAAACAACATATTTTGTTTGATCTCGATGATACACTCGTGTACTGCAATAAATATTTCAACCTGGTACTTGGTGAATTCTTCGAGAACATGCAGGAGTGGTTTGACGGACATGCACTAACAGTTCAACAAATTAGGGAGAAACAGCTGGAGATTGATGTAACCGGGGTCAACAAACTGGGATTTGCAAGTCACCATTT contains these protein-coding regions:
- a CDS encoding phosphonate ABC transporter ATP-binding protein, giving the protein MIRVEGLSKSVGADRVPVLRDIRFDMQQGEMIGVVGSSGSGKSMLLKCLAMMEKWDSGQFTVDGAEIIKEGWSGKRKIKREWAYLEQNPQLYPRRTALKNVLIGRSGQTPLWRMVTGMVRSDDYMGAMDYLEGLGLLDKAHQTAEKLSGGEKQRVAIARALAHGAKVVLADEPVIGLDPHTADTVLETLRKLCEEERATVIAVLPIEMAEKHATRIWGLAEGKIAFDIRGRRLTQQEKNMI
- a CDS encoding MFS transporter, translated to MIFVSSITTPKLSHSTSNYLILITVIVVAGISQGLLLPVLSIFLEQKGVSPGLNGLNAAALYVGSFAMTLVAERLLGAIGFKKLIIGGLLFVMIPLILFPYFPDIKIWFILRLVVGIGDSALHYSAQLWVLLVTAPEKRGRYISLYGMSYGLGFSIGPLGIKLLGFGDAVPFWVLFVCMAAVLILVLMKLPDTKPEKAEHGQLPEHRFRRSLAWAWYALLPALLYGYMEAGMNSNFPVYGLRIGLDANQISSLLPFVGIGGLFLQLPLGMLSDRYGRKQTLMFAGITGGIIFMLVTVAGTHFWWTLVLLTIAGGLVGSFFSLGLAYAADILPKVLLPAANVVASFHFTIGSIIGPNLGGQVINWISPGSMFILLGFMYLLFGAAGILFRRKPMPESVVK
- a CDS encoding ArsR/SmtB family transcription factor, with amino-acid sequence MAYHVKIDVSPIYEMLNSFLVYVTKKWIQHLDVGPEWIIEVEGKLSSNVRAALAPAATWPFDDFDVLFAWAAYRNTSNENIDFLDMLAGLTAEELFARVSVLLPHLTIEESTRIRDSYVPLLRLWDQHYCQNMSEDYRTWLEEDAEEKRILLDKMGPELLIEYATAGVLVEPMPGLDEVILFPTVHNRPINMYCFYEGMMIMQYPVDAPEEDEDQPPTCLLRFTHALADPERLRLLRYVSGEPKSLAEMCEELGKDEDMVKDQVMALRIAGLLRTHLLGSNRKEKYSIRPDGVSELNMFLESYIRI